From the Streptomyces pluripotens genome, one window contains:
- the tgmB gene encoding ATP-grasp ribosomal peptide maturase codes for MTDTRPVLVVTSLHDPTADVVIRELHGRDIPVVRLDSGDFPASLSVEAEITPHGIEGHLLTPSRTANLANVRAMYYRRPTGFAFPHLREQDARFAITQARYGLGGVLAALPGCLYVNHPHRIGDAEFKPSGLAAAVEAGFLVPPTLITSSPDAARAFIKRQGSVIYKPLHNPVYRVGGVSNVVKVAEVSAADIDDGVAGTAHLFQKRVAKTADVRVTVIGTRVFCVRIDSDLLDWRTDYDRLAYTPVEPPPGIASALRHYMDHFGLVFGAFDFCVGEDGQWWFLECNPSGQWYWLEPETGLPMCAALADLLERKTAT; via the coding sequence GTGACTGACACACGTCCGGTGTTGGTCGTCACCAGCCTGCACGACCCCACCGCCGACGTGGTGATTCGCGAGCTGCACGGCCGGGACATCCCGGTCGTGCGGCTCGACTCGGGGGACTTCCCCGCATCACTGTCGGTGGAGGCAGAGATCACCCCGCACGGGATCGAGGGCCACCTCCTCACTCCCTCCCGCACCGCGAACCTGGCCAACGTCCGCGCCATGTACTACCGCCGGCCGACCGGGTTCGCCTTCCCACACCTCAGAGAGCAGGACGCTCGGTTCGCCATCACGCAGGCCCGGTACGGGCTCGGCGGGGTGCTGGCCGCCCTGCCCGGCTGCCTTTACGTCAACCACCCGCACCGCATCGGGGATGCGGAGTTCAAACCGTCCGGGCTCGCCGCGGCGGTAGAGGCCGGCTTCCTGGTGCCGCCCACGTTGATCACCTCCAGCCCGGACGCGGCACGGGCCTTCATCAAGCGACAGGGCTCGGTCATCTACAAGCCGCTGCACAACCCGGTGTACCGGGTGGGCGGGGTGTCGAACGTCGTCAAGGTCGCTGAGGTGTCCGCCGCGGACATCGATGACGGGGTGGCGGGCACGGCGCACCTGTTCCAGAAGCGCGTCGCCAAGACCGCGGACGTGCGGGTGACCGTCATCGGCACCCGGGTGTTCTGCGTTCGCATCGACTCCGACCTGTTGGACTGGCGCACCGACTACGACCGGCTTGCCTACACGCCCGTGGAGCCGCCGCCGGGCATTGCTTCGGCGCTGCGCCACTACATGGACCACTTCGGGCTTGTCTTCGGGGCTTTCGACTTCTGCGTAGGCGAGGACGGGCAATGGTGGTTCCTGGAGTGCAACCCCTCCGGTCAGTGGTACTGGCTGGAACCTGAAACGGGTCTGCCCATGTGCGCAGCCCTGGCCGACCTCTTGGAGAGGAAGACCGCGACGTGA
- a CDS encoding GTP cyclohydrolase II, with product MPDIPAATPRARVRVPLRFHDGYSADAELVTFHGLTDGREHIAIVLGDPGPVPLVRLHSECLTGDVLGSARCDCGPQLREAVERIADQGGVLLYLRQEGRDIGLYNKLDAYALQDQGLDTYEANAALGLPEDARDYTAAAQMLTALGVSELDLLSNNPDKADQLRGLGVGVRDRVATGVFTTVHNVRYLRAKVLQTQHTLPLGELTELTVG from the coding sequence ATGCCCGACATCCCCGCCGCCACCCCGCGCGCCCGCGTCCGGGTACCGCTACGCTTCCACGACGGCTACAGCGCCGACGCGGAACTCGTCACCTTCCACGGCCTCACCGACGGCCGGGAACACATCGCGATCGTCCTCGGCGACCCCGGCCCGGTCCCCCTGGTGCGCCTGCACTCCGAATGCCTGACCGGCGACGTCCTCGGCTCCGCCCGCTGCGACTGCGGACCGCAGCTGCGCGAGGCGGTCGAGCGCATCGCCGACCAGGGCGGCGTCCTGCTCTACCTCCGCCAGGAAGGGCGCGACATCGGCCTCTACAACAAACTCGACGCCTACGCCCTCCAGGACCAGGGTCTCGACACCTACGAGGCGAACGCCGCCCTCGGCCTGCCGGAGGACGCCCGCGACTACACGGCCGCGGCACAGATGCTCACCGCGCTCGGCGTCAGCGAGCTGGACCTGCTGTCCAACAACCCCGACAAGGCTGATCAGTTGCGCGGCCTGGGGGTTGGCGTACGGGACCGGGTGGCGACCGGCGTCTTCACCACGGTCCACAACGTCCGCTACCTCAGGGCCAAGGTCCTACAGACCCAGCACACGCTGCCGCTGGGCGAGTTGACGGAACTGACCGTGGGCTGA
- the tgmC gene encoding ATP-grasp peptide maturase system methyltransferase — translation MTDDKGLRLALAERLADSGHLHSAPWRAAVEAVPRHEFLRGGYFERADSPGTTAWRPVLPEDPGWLGGCYQDTSLVTQIAGTIAPRDIRGEILREPTSSSTLPGLVVRMLEDLQVEDGNRVLEIGTGTGYSTGLLCHRLGEDLVTSMEVDPEVSTRARAALGHAGYAPFLITGDGLAGHPDSAPYDRLIATCGVTELPYTWVEQTRPGGIILATLSGWLYSSELARLTVGEDGTARGRLLGGQVSFMIARPQLPPPLGLLPDIDDGEERTTGLAADALDDWNTRFVAQLAAPHAQRLTLNRDGRTEHLLIDVDAGAWAAAVQDGETWTVRQGGPARLWDDIEETVTRWRADGAPGLDHFEVTVTPDGQTVAWSKV, via the coding sequence GTGACCGACGACAAGGGCCTCCGCCTCGCGCTCGCCGAGCGCCTGGCCGACAGTGGCCACCTGCACTCCGCCCCATGGCGGGCAGCCGTCGAAGCCGTGCCCCGGCACGAGTTCCTGCGCGGTGGCTACTTCGAACGGGCCGACAGCCCCGGAACCACCGCGTGGCGGCCGGTCCTCCCCGAAGACCCCGGATGGCTGGGCGGCTGCTACCAAGACACCTCCCTCGTCACCCAGATCGCCGGGACCATCGCCCCCCGGGACATCCGCGGCGAGATCCTGCGCGAGCCCACATCATCGAGCACCCTGCCCGGCCTCGTCGTCCGGATGCTCGAAGACCTCCAGGTCGAGGACGGCAACCGCGTATTGGAGATCGGCACGGGCACCGGATACTCCACCGGCCTGCTCTGTCATCGACTCGGCGAAGACCTCGTGACGTCCATGGAAGTGGACCCGGAGGTCTCCACCCGTGCCCGCGCCGCGCTCGGGCACGCCGGGTACGCGCCGTTTCTGATCACAGGCGACGGGCTCGCCGGACACCCCGACAGCGCCCCCTACGACCGGCTGATTGCGACGTGCGGCGTCACCGAGCTCCCGTATACGTGGGTGGAGCAGACCCGGCCCGGCGGCATCATCCTGGCCACCCTGTCCGGCTGGCTCTACTCCTCCGAACTCGCCCGGCTCACCGTGGGCGAAGATGGCACCGCACGAGGCCGACTCCTCGGCGGGCAAGTCTCCTTCATGATCGCCCGCCCCCAGCTCCCGCCCCCGCTGGGCCTCCTGCCGGACATCGACGACGGTGAGGAACGCACCACTGGGCTTGCCGCGGACGCCTTGGACGACTGGAACACGCGCTTCGTCGCCCAACTCGCCGCCCCCCACGCGCAACGACTCACCCTCAACCGGGACGGCCGAACCGAACACCTCCTGATCGACGTGGACGCCGGCGCCTGGGCCGCCGCTGTTCAGGACGGCGAGACCTGGACCGTCCGCCAGGGCGGACCCGCTCGCCTATGGGACGACATCGAGGAGACCGTCACCCGATGGCGTGCCGACGGCGCCCCGGGCCTGGACCACTTCGAGGTCACCGTCACCCCCGACGGGCAGACCGTGGCCTGGTCTAAGGTCTGA
- a CDS encoding XRE family transcriptional regulator, with protein sequence MSDRELAEHCGVDSKTVSRWITQTSRVPHARHRWAVSEALGEDESVLWPAAAKKLVKAGPDREVAEVFPYRSACPASLWRTLITKAERELTFAGYTNYFLWLEHARFGTVLRRKAGAGCRVRFLVGDPDSELTRVREQEEGVALSLSTRIRVTLSELEKLKEDGIDARLSSGHAYLSVFRFDNDMIVTPLLTHRVGHDAPTLHLRRCQDDGMFDRFASHVQELWTRGAPVWKGTDEQA encoded by the coding sequence ATGAGCGACAGGGAACTGGCGGAGCATTGCGGCGTCGACAGCAAGACGGTCAGCAGGTGGATCACACAGACAAGCCGCGTCCCTCACGCTCGCCACCGATGGGCCGTCAGTGAGGCACTCGGAGAGGACGAATCGGTGTTATGGCCAGCAGCCGCGAAGAAGCTCGTCAAAGCTGGACCAGACCGCGAGGTTGCTGAGGTCTTCCCGTACCGCTCGGCCTGTCCCGCTTCCCTGTGGCGCACACTGATCACGAAGGCAGAACGGGAGCTGACGTTCGCCGGGTACACCAACTACTTCTTGTGGCTTGAACATGCCCGCTTCGGCACGGTACTCCGCCGCAAGGCGGGTGCCGGGTGCCGGGTCCGGTTCCTGGTCGGCGACCCTGACAGCGAGCTGACCCGAGTGAGAGAGCAGGAAGAGGGCGTAGCGCTGTCGCTATCCACACGGATTCGCGTCACCCTCTCCGAGCTGGAGAAACTCAAGGAGGACGGCATCGACGCCCGGCTCTCCAGCGGTCACGCATACCTGAGCGTGTTCCGCTTCGACAATGACATGATCGTCACGCCGCTGCTGACACACAGGGTCGGCCACGATGCGCCGACCCTGCACCTACGACGGTGCCAGGACGACGGCATGTTCGACCGCTTCGCTTCCCACGTTCAGGAACTGTGGACCCGGGGGGCACCCGTGTGGAAGGGGACAGATGAGCAGGCGTGA
- the tgmA gene encoding putative ATP-grasp-modified RiPP encodes MFVHSDRLPTGTAVPQGTITPPPWGVGRMEPYPTMAPGYTTVRLDPDTQTAQFFDASGQVMEMPGHGTSTGTSPSTGTSPDGNGTTQDSDTGSDSDQ; translated from the coding sequence ATGTTCGTTCACTCTGACCGTCTGCCGACGGGCACGGCGGTCCCGCAGGGAACCATCACCCCGCCACCGTGGGGAGTCGGCCGTATGGAGCCGTATCCCACGATGGCCCCCGGGTACACCACGGTCCGACTGGACCCGGACACCCAGACCGCCCAATTCTTCGACGCGAGTGGTCAGGTCATGGAGATGCCCGGCCACGGAACCAGCACTGGCACCAGCCCCTCCACCGGGACCAGCCCTGACGGCAACGGCACGACTCAGGACAGCGACACCGGGAGCGACAGCGACCAGTGA
- a CDS encoding NUDIX hydrolase, whose product MSRRDYEDDPAAPPANSLVPAASTIVTDGEGHILLQRRTDNGMWALPGGAMQIGESLPQCAVRETREETGLHVDVVGIVGTYTNPGHVFAYDDGEVRQEFSICFLARPVGGCLTVSDESTDVRWFEPSEVDDLPMVASIRKRIDDWRSGVTPALR is encoded by the coding sequence ATGAGCAGGCGTGACTACGAGGACGACCCGGCGGCGCCGCCTGCTAACAGCCTGGTGCCAGCAGCCTCAACGATCGTTACCGACGGAGAGGGACACATCCTGCTGCAGCGGCGCACCGATAACGGGATGTGGGCTCTTCCTGGCGGAGCTATGCAGATCGGGGAGTCCCTGCCGCAATGCGCCGTGCGTGAGACGCGTGAGGAGACGGGCCTCCATGTGGATGTGGTCGGGATCGTCGGTACGTACACCAACCCGGGGCACGTCTTCGCTTACGACGATGGAGAGGTGCGGCAGGAGTTCTCCATCTGTTTCTTGGCTCGTCCGGTGGGTGGCTGCCTGACCGTGTCCGACGAGTCCACCGACGTCCGTTGGTTCGAGCCATCGGAGGTGGATGATCTGCCTATGGTGGCGAGTATCCGCAAGAGGATTGATGACTGGCGGTCCGGGGTGACTCCCGCCCTACGTTGA
- a CDS encoding DUF6415 family natural product biosynthesis protein codes for MGSNDGARLDVRMVRETYTGILYAAGLPEATELGNSLGRLRGHILLLVPEVMALAARMRGMTRCTAVHCLVWAYQLMEEEDDNPAAPEIRLQDLAIVARALLALYEHPGPLGSPYRAGEIEATVRRRMCGMCMQSIEEGEPFERAVFMSEASGGIRGYRHTGACAVLTEVVRAQLRAVP; via the coding sequence GTGGGGAGTAACGACGGCGCAAGGCTGGACGTGCGGATGGTCCGGGAGACATACACCGGGATTCTCTATGCTGCCGGCCTGCCAGAGGCCACAGAACTCGGCAACTCCCTCGGCCGGTTGAGAGGACACATTCTGCTCCTCGTGCCAGAGGTCATGGCCCTCGCGGCACGCATGCGGGGGATGACACGGTGCACGGCCGTTCACTGCCTCGTCTGGGCGTATCAGCTCATGGAGGAGGAAGACGACAACCCCGCAGCGCCGGAGATCCGTCTACAGGACCTCGCGATCGTCGCCCGCGCCCTCCTCGCCCTGTACGAGCACCCGGGCCCGCTCGGCAGTCCGTACCGGGCAGGGGAGATCGAGGCGACCGTGAGGCGGCGTATGTGCGGCATGTGCATGCAGTCGATCGAGGAAGGCGAGCCGTTCGAGCGGGCGGTGTTCATGAGCGAGGCAAGCGGCGGCATCCGCGGCTACCGCCACACCGGCGCCTGCGCCGTCCTCACCGAGGTAGTGCGGGCACAACTGCGGGCTGTGCCCTAA
- a CDS encoding DUF6087 family protein, which yields MPEEEPLHEWAARRDRRRAAEREMTGTRRAVPLADGARASHVAPNAPRALMEWDGQTWVTVGVAPNADAAREFLGHVPEPAPESGPDIQPAPPGLGPGRGRHRKH from the coding sequence ATGCCGGAAGAGGAGCCCCTGCACGAGTGGGCCGCCCGACGCGACCGGCGCCGGGCTGCGGAACGGGAGATGACCGGCACCCGCCGCGCCGTCCCCCTCGCCGACGGAGCCCGCGCCTCCCACGTCGCCCCCAACGCCCCGCGCGCCCTGATGGAGTGGGACGGACAGACATGGGTGACAGTCGGCGTGGCACCGAACGCGGATGCCGCCAGGGAGTTCCTCGGCCACGTTCCCGAGCCTGCCCCCGAGAGCGGGCCGGACATCCAGCCTGCTCCGCCTGGTCTCGGCCCCGGCCGAGGGCGTCACCGGAAGCACTGA
- a CDS encoding GNAT family N-acetyltransferase — MTTAPAIELRTFTTLDTVRGDLLDVYADVRAPLLHLPNYAVTAFGERLDRHGTEPGFTAVLAYADGYPVGYAYGNTIEHGDRYWQRTSPTPAEKYTAHPAVALKEIGVRPTWRKTGTARRIHDALLATRHESFVTLMVNPAAGDGKVHALYKSWGYKDIGQSQPSPASPVLAVMIRTIR; from the coding sequence ATGACCACGGCGCCCGCCATCGAACTGCGCACCTTCACCACTCTCGACACCGTCCGCGGCGACCTCCTCGACGTGTACGCCGACGTACGCGCCCCACTCCTCCACCTGCCGAACTACGCGGTCACCGCGTTCGGCGAACGCCTGGACCGACACGGCACCGAGCCGGGGTTCACGGCCGTCCTCGCGTACGCGGACGGGTATCCGGTCGGCTACGCCTACGGCAACACCATCGAGCACGGCGACCGCTACTGGCAGCGCACCAGCCCGACGCCGGCGGAGAAGTACACCGCGCATCCGGCCGTGGCTTTGAAGGAGATCGGCGTCCGGCCAACCTGGCGGAAGACAGGCACCGCTCGCCGCATCCACGACGCCCTCCTCGCCACACGCCACGAGTCCTTCGTCACGCTCATGGTCAACCCGGCTGCTGGAGACGGAAAGGTCCACGCGCTCTACAAGTCGTGGGGGTACAAGGACATCGGCCAGAGTCAGCCGTCACCGGCCTCGCCGGTGCTCGCCGTGATGATCCGTACCATTCGCTGA
- a CDS encoding SRPBCC family protein → MRLVDACVECVTEIAAAPRQVWELVSDISTSARHSPELQEVEWLDGAEGPVVGACFSGRNRNSGLGEWRTVSRIAQVSQERVFQWEVVRFNDRRHGEPLAIWTYTLEPLEGGSGTRLRHGMRFGSARGPVHEFVERHPDREEQIVDGRLALLRTGIEQTLAGVKAEAEAEV, encoded by the coding sequence ATGCGTCTCGTAGATGCCTGTGTGGAGTGCGTGACCGAGATCGCCGCCGCGCCGCGGCAGGTGTGGGAGTTGGTCTCGGACATCTCCACATCAGCCCGGCACAGCCCGGAACTGCAGGAGGTGGAGTGGCTCGACGGCGCCGAGGGACCCGTGGTCGGCGCCTGCTTCTCCGGCCGCAACCGCAACAGCGGGCTGGGGGAGTGGCGCACGGTCAGCCGGATCGCGCAGGTGTCGCAGGAGCGCGTCTTCCAGTGGGAGGTCGTCCGCTTCAACGACCGGCGCCACGGTGAGCCGCTGGCCATCTGGACGTACACCCTGGAACCGCTTGAGGGCGGCTCCGGCACCCGCCTTCGACACGGCATGCGCTTCGGGTCGGCCCGCGGCCCCGTGCACGAGTTCGTCGAGCGGCACCCGGACCGCGAGGAGCAGATCGTCGACGGTCGTCTCGCCTTGCTGCGCACCGGCATCGAACAGACCCTGGCCGGTGTGAAGGCCGAGGCGGAAGCGGAGGTTTAG
- a CDS encoding NUDIX domain-containing protein: MSPTAPDPGDTEAWNAYLAEGNAKQARKRVAADVLLRDPAGRVLLVNPTYKPDWDLPGGMAEANEPPEETVGRELLEELGLKITVCGLLVVDWVAPHGPWDDQIAFVFDGGTLPQDQADQLHPRDEELAEVAFVEPEEARARLGERIQRRFTAAMAALAAERPLYLHDGVPAH; encoded by the coding sequence ATGAGTCCCACCGCACCCGACCCCGGCGACACAGAAGCCTGGAACGCCTATCTGGCCGAAGGCAACGCCAAGCAGGCCCGCAAACGCGTGGCGGCTGACGTCCTCTTGCGTGATCCGGCCGGGCGCGTACTCCTGGTGAACCCCACCTACAAACCGGACTGGGACCTGCCGGGCGGCATGGCGGAGGCGAACGAACCGCCGGAGGAGACGGTAGGCCGCGAGCTTCTCGAAGAGCTGGGGTTGAAGATCACGGTGTGCGGGCTACTGGTGGTGGACTGGGTCGCCCCGCACGGTCCATGGGATGACCAGATCGCGTTCGTTTTTGACGGCGGCACGCTGCCCCAGGACCAGGCCGACCAGCTACACCCCCGGGACGAAGAGCTTGCCGAGGTCGCGTTCGTCGAGCCGGAAGAAGCCCGCGCCCGGCTCGGCGAACGCATCCAGCGCCGCTTCACAGCGGCGATGGCCGCCCTCGCAGCGGAACGCCCCCTCTACCTACACGACGGCGTACCAGCACACTGA
- a CDS encoding MarR family winged helix-turn-helix transcriptional regulator, giving the protein MTTRWLTPEEQRAWRAYIAASQLLEDAIDRQLQQEAGMPHLFYSVLANLSEAPGRKLRMTDLAEKLKITRSRLTYAVTRLERDGLVRREDCRWDRRSSLAALTGEGMAVLERTAPGHIEAVRAALFDRLTPEQVGQLEDICTGITRGLQGEGGTGTAAEDVPWRRRSSPCPGPPPG; this is encoded by the coding sequence ATGACGACCCGCTGGCTCACCCCCGAGGAGCAGCGCGCCTGGCGCGCCTACATCGCCGCCTCCCAGCTGCTGGAGGATGCGATCGACCGGCAGCTCCAGCAGGAGGCCGGCATGCCCCACCTTTTTTACTCCGTACTGGCCAACCTGTCCGAGGCGCCCGGCCGAAAGCTGCGGATGACCGACCTCGCCGAGAAGCTGAAGATCACGCGCAGCAGGCTGACCTACGCCGTGACCCGGCTGGAACGGGACGGGCTGGTACGCCGGGAGGACTGCCGGTGGGACAGGCGCAGCAGCCTCGCGGCGCTCACAGGGGAGGGGATGGCCGTACTGGAGCGCACGGCGCCCGGCCACATCGAGGCGGTACGCGCCGCCCTCTTCGACCGACTCACGCCGGAGCAGGTGGGGCAATTGGAGGACATCTGCACGGGGATCACGCGCGGGCTGCAGGGGGAGGGCGGCACGGGCACGGCCGCGGAGGACGTGCCGTGGCGGCGGCGGTCGTCGCCCTGTCCCGGACCCCCACCTGGATAG
- a CDS encoding relaxase/mobilization nuclease domain-containing protein, with protein sequence MIAAIKRAGSNTRGLLAYLYGPGDHDEHLDPHIVAGFAMLGMPDPGRDENATLTELARYLDEPVRLRNAEFGKPVTDHVWHCPVRAAPEDRYLSDTEWGEIAQRIVQAAGIAPAGDDLACRWIAVRHADDHIHILATTVREDGRRPKLHDSGLRVGDACRAIEKGYGLRRLKKGDRTGTRRPTQAEMHKAQRLGWDQTSPEWLQDRIRAAIPHVSNAEEFIAYLQAEGVEVQARRGPSGDLLGYAAGRSGDVNEAGEQIFHPGGKIAPDLSLPKIKARLESSRPEEHPTARRSRPSTPWQQATEALDTLHIDLADDSHAQAHVTALGELIEATAQKAPDHLRAELQAASKAFARAQRSQVRAEDRVAHALRSAARDIVHTATGPDGSAVAALVAALVWATIVARRWHEAKNHAHQADAARQAAQHLQVAADLALAPTLAELTARPPRDQARRVLASDVRAAVPDYAERILADPAWPALATVLADAEARGHKPHQLLKEAAAQRELTTARQPARVLITRIQHTGRNPAPNRRAEAARLGSTRAGSIPTQQSRRPQPAAATPTEQRPGRRR encoded by the coding sequence AACACCCGCGGTCTGCTCGCCTACCTCTACGGCCCCGGCGACCACGACGAGCACCTCGACCCGCACATCGTGGCCGGGTTCGCGATGCTCGGCATGCCCGACCCAGGCCGCGACGAGAACGCCACCCTCACCGAACTCGCCCGCTACCTCGACGAACCCGTGCGGCTGCGCAACGCCGAGTTCGGTAAGCCGGTCACCGACCACGTCTGGCACTGCCCCGTGCGTGCTGCCCCCGAGGACCGCTACCTCTCCGATACGGAGTGGGGCGAGATCGCCCAGCGCATCGTCCAGGCCGCCGGCATCGCCCCCGCTGGTGACGACCTGGCCTGCCGCTGGATCGCCGTACGCCACGCTGACGACCACATCCACATCCTCGCCACCACCGTCCGCGAAGACGGACGTCGCCCCAAACTCCACGACAGCGGCCTGCGCGTCGGCGACGCCTGCCGCGCGATCGAAAAGGGCTACGGGCTGCGCCGCCTGAAGAAGGGCGACCGCACCGGCACCCGCCGCCCCACCCAAGCCGAGATGCACAAGGCACAACGCCTCGGCTGGGACCAGACCAGCCCCGAGTGGCTCCAGGACCGCATCCGCGCTGCCATCCCGCACGTGAGCAACGCGGAGGAATTCATCGCCTACCTGCAAGCTGAGGGCGTCGAGGTCCAGGCCCGACGCGGCCCATCAGGAGATCTCCTCGGCTACGCCGCCGGCCGCTCGGGCGACGTCAACGAGGCCGGCGAGCAGATCTTCCATCCCGGAGGCAAGATCGCCCCCGACCTCTCCCTGCCCAAAATCAAGGCTCGCCTCGAATCCAGCCGCCCCGAAGAACACCCCACCGCCCGCCGCAGCCGCCCCAGCACCCCCTGGCAGCAGGCCACCGAGGCCCTCGACACCCTCCACATCGACCTCGCCGACGACAGCCACGCCCAGGCGCACGTCACCGCCCTCGGTGAACTGATTGAAGCCACTGCTCAGAAGGCCCCGGATCACCTGCGCGCCGAACTCCAGGCCGCCTCCAAGGCGTTCGCCCGAGCCCAGCGTTCCCAGGTCCGGGCGGAAGACCGTGTCGCCCACGCCCTGCGCAGCGCGGCACGCGACATCGTCCACACCGCCACCGGCCCCGACGGCAGCGCCGTGGCCGCCCTGGTCGCAGCCCTCGTCTGGGCCACCATCGTCGCCAGGCGCTGGCACGAAGCGAAGAACCACGCCCACCAAGCTGACGCAGCCCGCCAGGCTGCCCAGCACCTCCAGGTGGCCGCCGACCTGGCCCTCGCCCCGACGCTCGCCGAACTCACAGCCCGGCCCCCCAGGGATCAAGCACGCCGCGTTCTGGCCAGCGACGTGCGAGCAGCCGTCCCCGACTACGCCGAGCGGATCCTCGCCGACCCGGCCTGGCCCGCGCTCGCCACTGTCCTCGCCGATGCCGAAGCCCGCGGTCACAAACCCCACCAACTCCTCAAGGAAGCCGCTGCCCAGCGCGAACTGACAACCGCCCGCCAACCAGCCCGCGTCCTCATCACCCGCATCCAGCACACCGGCCGAAACCCGGCACCCAACCGCCGCGCTGAAGCCGCCCGCCTTGGCTCGACGAGGGCAGGCTCGATCCCCACCCAGCAGAGCCGCCGCCCCCAACCTGCAGCGGCGACACCCACCGAACAGCGGCCCGGACGGCGCCGGTAG
- a CDS encoding helix-turn-helix domain-containing protein, which yields MSHQSPDPRVIISGLLGDDRLLRALAERDMGSVFRMLNSRGVSTRRLAAAVDITQGRLYDYMNGKSRVEKLTLFEQIADAFHIPGHLLGLARRAWEPAAAVQHQRTDHPPPDGDDLAAVDHFRNADRQTGGGRLYGAVVRHLSDRVAPRLVDTASGPQVFAAAAALTEMAGWMAHDSGQDDLAGLHFARALPLSRTSGDLPLAANIAASSSHLALQTGDPVAAVGWARTGLDLAAQGPRIPSLTARLHTMRARALAAAEQHAPAAHALEAAQRDLEGAADAEHPWLSPFDAAALASESALILRDLERLDDALQHAEQAIALRETGRARSLALSQISLVDIQVRRRELDAAVHAAHALLSTSPTLGSVRVVQQLDELRRLLEQHKAHRPVREYLVRFDDARRARMLLLADLIPPSPGGKPV from the coding sequence ATGAGCCATCAGTCACCGGATCCGCGGGTGATCATTTCCGGCCTGCTCGGGGACGACCGTCTGCTGCGAGCGCTGGCCGAGCGGGACATGGGCTCGGTTTTCCGCATGCTCAACAGCCGGGGTGTGAGTACGCGGCGGCTCGCCGCGGCGGTCGACATCACACAGGGGCGGCTCTACGACTACATGAACGGCAAGAGCCGGGTAGAGAAGCTGACCCTGTTCGAGCAGATCGCCGACGCCTTCCACATCCCCGGCCACTTACTGGGTCTGGCCCGCCGGGCATGGGAGCCAGCCGCTGCCGTACAGCACCAGCGAACGGACCATCCGCCACCGGACGGCGACGATCTCGCCGCCGTGGATCACTTCCGCAACGCGGACCGGCAGACCGGCGGCGGCCGTCTGTACGGGGCCGTGGTGCGGCATCTGTCGGACCGGGTGGCACCCCGGCTCGTCGACACGGCGAGCGGGCCGCAGGTGTTCGCTGCGGCGGCGGCCTTGACGGAGATGGCCGGCTGGATGGCCCACGACTCCGGACAGGATGACCTTGCCGGGCTGCACTTCGCGCGGGCTCTGCCCCTGTCCCGTACCTCCGGTGACCTCCCCCTGGCCGCCAATATCGCCGCGAGCAGCAGCCACCTCGCGCTTCAGACCGGTGATCCGGTGGCGGCCGTGGGGTGGGCGCGCACCGGGCTTGACCTCGCGGCGCAGGGGCCGCGGATTCCGTCGCTGACCGCGCGGTTGCACACGATGCGGGCCCGCGCCCTGGCCGCGGCCGAGCAGCACGCCCCGGCCGCCCATGCGCTCGAAGCGGCACAGCGGGATCTGGAGGGCGCCGCGGATGCTGAGCACCCGTGGCTGAGTCCGTTCGACGCTGCCGCCCTGGCGAGCGAGTCCGCGCTGATCCTCCGCGACCTGGAACGGCTCGACGACGCCCTGCAGCATGCCGAACAGGCCATCGCGCTGCGGGAGACCGGGCGGGCGCGGTCGCTGGCGCTGAGCCAGATCAGTCTTGTGGACATCCAAGTGCGGCGCAGGGAGTTGGACGCCGCGGTGCACGCCGCACACGCGCTGTTGAGTACGAGCCCGACCCTGGGGTCTGTCCGGGTCGTCCAGCAGCTCGATGAGTTGCGCCGCCTGCTGGAGCAGCACAAGGCGCATCGGCCGGTGCGTGAGTACCTGGTGCGCTTCGACGATGCGCGCAGGGCCAGAATGCTTCTCCTGGCCGATCTGATCCCGCCGTCACCAGGAGGCAAACCCGTATGA